ATTTCGGGGCCTGTCCCTTCGGGCGGAGGAACAAAATATCGATGTCGCTATAGGGATTTAACTCGCCGCGCCCGTAACCGCCAATAGCCACGACGGCGAGCGGCAACTGGGCAACATTCGCTGGTTTCTCGAGGGTGACCGCGTAGCTGACGAGGTGCTGGAGGATGACGTCGATCAGGTTCACGCGCAGCCGGGCGATCTCGCGTCCGCCGCCTCCGGCGTAATGTTTCAGCCGCAGCCGGTGTTCCTCGATTTTCAGGAAACGCTTGTAAAGCGCGAGGAGTTCGCTGCTGCTGGGCGTCTTTTTGACGGCGAGTTTTTTCTCCGCGTGGGCAAGGACTTTCTCCAGGTGGCTGATGCGTTTGGGCGCGTTTGTGGCCACGCTGGCGCGCGTTTTCGGAGCTTCGTTTTGGGGTGGCATCTTGCGGCAGGCTGCCGGGGAGATCAGGCCAGCGTAAAGGTATCCTGGGCCGGCGACGCGCCCGCTTGCTGGGTGAGATCGCTGCGATTGGCCGCGAGATGAACGAGGGCGTGATAGGTGGATTCCGGGTCAGCTCCCAGCAAGGCCGCCAGATCGTCCGCTGTAGTGGCGACGCTGTGCTGAAGGGTGGAGACGAGTTTTTTCTGGAGTTCGAGCACTTCCGTGGCGGCTTTTTTGCCAGCCTCAACGCCGGGCTGGTGATAAGCGTTGATGTTGATAAGTGAGGCGTAAAAGCCGACCGCGCGCTCGTAAAGTGCGATCAACATTCCCACTGTAAATGGATTCACCGCCGGGATGCTGATGGTAATCGACTGGCGGTCGCTCTGGGACAATGCGGTGCGAGTCCCACGTAAAAAGCCCTGGAGATAATCCCCGCTGATCACGCCTGGTTCGACTTGCATCGACTCGCTGGTGCGGGCCTCGCGGACTTCGATGAAGGTCGCAAAGAAATTATTCACGCCATCGCGCAGTTGCTGCACGTAGGCATGCTGGTCGGTCGAACCCTTGTTTCCATAAACCGCGATGCCTTGGTGAACGACGTTCCCATCGAGGTCCAACTCCTTGCCGAGCGATTCCATCAGGAGCTGCTGGAGGTATTTCGAAAAGAGCATCAGGCGATCTTTGTAAGGCAGGACGACCATGTCTTTTTTGCCCTTCCCCTCGCCCACCGCATACCACATGAGGGCGAGTTGCATGGCGGCGTTGGATTCGAGATTAGGGAGTCGCGTCTTGCGATCCATTGCGGCGGCTCCCGCCAGAAAAGCGTCGATGTCGATCCCCTGAAGCGCCGCAGGGACGAGTCCGACTGCACTCATCACCGAGGTGCGCCCGCCAATCCAGTCGAACATTGGGAAACGCTTCAGCCAGCCATTTTTTACGGCATAACGATCCAACTCGCTGCCTTCGCCGGTCACTGCGACTGCGTTTGGCGCAAATGGGACGTCCTGCTTGGCGAAAAATGCCTCCGTTTCAACCATGCCGTTGCGGGTTTCCTTGGTGCCGCCGGATTTGGAAATGACGACAACCAAAGTGGAACTCGCCTTGCCAGCGAGTTGGGCAAAGATGCGGTCGAAGCCATCCGGGTCGGTATTGTCGAGGAAAAGAATTTTCGCCTTGTCAGCCGGGGAGCCGAGCGCGTCGGCCACAAATTGCGGCCCCAGAGCCGAGCCGCCGATGCCGACGAGCAGGACGTGGGTGAATTTGCCTCCCGCATGAATCTCGGAGGCAAACGCACGAATGGATTTCAGCGTGGAAAGAATCTCCTGCTTGAGCGTGGCGTCGGGCGCGATGTCGACGTCGCGCAACCAGTAATGGCCGACCATGCGACCTTCATCGGGATTGGCAATTTCACCTTCCTCCAACCGTTTCATCGCGGCAAAGGCGGCGCTGATTTTGTCGCTCATGGAGGCAAAAAAATCGTCCGCAAAGGTCATGCGGCTGATGTCGAGGGAGAAGCCGAGGTCGGAGTAACGGAGAAAATGGCGGTTGAATCGGGTCCAGTTCATAAGTGGAAAAAAGTAAACCGTTTGGTCGAGTTTGGAGCAAATGAAAAGGTACTCCGGTGAGAAATTATTGTCTTCGGCCAACCGCTAAACTTGGTCCTCCGGCGCTAAAAACAAGGGAGCCTCCTACGGAAGTTGTCCGTGGGAGGCTCGCCAGTGGTGATTCGAGTTAGAAGTTATTCAGCAGCCGGAGTCGCTTCGGTCTCAGCCGGAGCTTCCGTCTTTTCAGCCTTGGCCTTTTTGGGAGTCTTGGCTTTTTTTGGAGCCGCTTCCACAACAGGAGTTTCTTCCGCAACAACCGCCGTATCGACCCATTCGAGGAAAGCGACCGGAGCCGAGTCGCTCTTGCGCTGGCCGAGCTTGATGATGCGAGTGTAACCGCCGGCACGGGTGGCGGCGCGAGGGGCAACTTCATCAAACAATTTTTTGACGATGTCGCTCTGGCGCAGCACGGCAAGGGCGGTGCGACGGGCATGGAGCGAGCCTTTTTTACCGAGGGTAACCATTTTCTCGGCAAGCGGGCGGACAGCCTTGGCTTTGGCGAGAGTGGTTTTGATGCGGCTATGCTCGATGAGGCTGCAAACCTGATTGGCGAGCAAAGCATTGCGGTGCTCGAACTTGCGGCCGAGCTTAATGGTTTTTACTTGATGGCGCATGGTGTTTCTCTAGGAAGAGTGAGTTTAATCAACGGCGGCTTCGCTCGGCAGATCGACCAGACCGGCTTCGAACTTGACGCCCAATCCGAGTCCGAGTTGAACCAGTTTGTCTTTGATTTCGTTGAGGGATTTCTTGCCAAAGTTGCGATACTTGAGCATCTCGGCCTCGGTTTTTTGCGCCAGTTGACCGACGGTGGTGATGTTGGCGTTGTTGAGGCAATTCGCGGCGCGAACGGAGAGTTCGATCTCGTTGACGCTCATGTTGAGGAGCTTCTTCAGGCGGCTGTTTTCCTGGCTGACGGCTTCCGGAGTTTCATCGAACTCAACGGCGTCCTCGTCGTAATTAACAAACACATCGAGGTGCTTGCGGAGGATCGCGGAAGCTTGCAGCAAGGCGTCGTCTGGAGTGATGCGGCCATCGGTCCAGATTTCGATCACGAGTTTGTCGTAATCGGTGCGCTGGCCGACGCG
This DNA window, taken from Chthoniobacterales bacterium, encodes the following:
- a CDS encoding glucose-6-phosphate isomerase; amino-acid sequence: MNWTRFNRHFLRYSDLGFSLDISRMTFADDFFASMSDKISAAFAAMKRLEEGEIANPDEGRMVGHYWLRDVDIAPDATLKQEILSTLKSIRAFASEIHAGGKFTHVLLVGIGGSALGPQFVADALGSPADKAKILFLDNTDPDGFDRIFAQLAGKASSTLVVVISKSGGTKETRNGMVETEAFFAKQDVPFAPNAVAVTGEGSELDRYAVKNGWLKRFPMFDWIGGRTSVMSAVGLVPAALQGIDIDAFLAGAAAMDRKTRLPNLESNAAMQLALMWYAVGEGKGKKDMVVLPYKDRLMLFSKYLQQLLMESLGKELDLDGNVVHQGIAVYGNKGSTDQHAYVQQLRDGVNNFFATFIEVREARTSESMQVEPGVISGDYLQGFLRGTRTALSQSDRQSITISIPAVNPFTVGMLIALYERAVGFYASLININAYHQPGVEAGKKAATEVLELQKKLVSTLQHSVATTADDLAALLGADPESTYHALVHLAANRSDLTQQAGASPAQDTFTLA
- the rplQ gene encoding 50S ribosomal protein L17; this encodes MRHQVKTIKLGRKFEHRNALLANQVCSLIEHSRIKTTLAKAKAVRPLAEKMVTLGKKGSLHARRTALAVLRQSDIVKKLFDEVAPRAATRAGGYTRIIKLGQRKSDSAPVAFLEWVDTAVVAEETPVVEAAPKKAKTPKKAKAEKTEAPAETEATPAAE